cgtttgaggcgctttatggtaggagatgtcattctcctttatattgggataagATGGGTGAGCGGTAAGTTAGGGAGCTAGAGTTAGAGCTAGTGCAACAAacatatgataaagtccgactcatCATGGAtggaatcagtgcagctcaaaactaacagaagagttatgtcaaTACCCGTCGTAAAAAATTAGAGTTTGATATCGGCGctcatatatttttgaaaataattccgTTAAAAGGGGTcatgagatttggaaaaaaaggtaaacttagtcctaggttcattggccggttcgagattctagagaaagtgagaccggttgcctacaggttagctttaccacctgtgttgtccaagatacgacatatttcatgtctccatgctgagaaaatacgtcctggacccttctcacataatcagttatggtgaattagagttcactgattcactagtttatgaggaggtaccagtatagattctagacaggaaagaacaagaattatgtAATAAAAAGATTTCTctggtaaaagtcctgtggaggattAAGCAATATAAGAAGTTTCTTAAGAACacgaggaacagataagacagaaatacccgcaattgttccataAAGTTCAGTTATGATCAGGAAGGTGTAAATGGTTGTGagatatttcttttgcaggttagtatatgtaatagtttagttagtaagtatattttggttttgggaaaattttattgtatatatgtaatttcatAACTGtgaatgtaaccacaatattcctccgtcataagtgagagtaagtaacaAAATAAATACACTATTTGTTTTTAGGAGACAATAagtcatatggatagtaaatttcaaggatgaagttttataagaaggggaaaatgtagagacccgaaaaaattataataattaaataataggaggaagagaaaaaaaaaactaaatttggaattcaaacaaggtctcgttgacgaacacaacacgttcgtcgatgaacacgctTGAGGGGATTGTCGACGGgaacacgtgtcttgtcgacgagaagttaccaagaaactattttcagttttgaatttcaaCGACAAGGAATAAacgttcatcgacaaactctttttgttgcctcgtcgacgaagtgacgtgactcatcgacgagtgcaggtaTAAATAGTTTAAACTCGATTTTTCTGCATAAATTATGTGAAGAATCATTCTCTGTCAACAGTTTGTGACAATTTGTATATGATTGATCTTGATGCAATTTCCTTGGATACTCAGTTTCGATGTACTTGTGGTCTTGCCTTGGATATGCCCAAGTTTTTtgtaatttgatttttgattatTGCTTTGTAATTGTCGTGAGGGCTTGGCTTCCCCTTTATCTGGGTATGTCCAGCTTATAAGGTACATATCTATTTGATCTATACAATTTACCTGttactaataaaaaaaaacaaaaaataataataataataaaaaacaagaaCTAAGAAGATTTCCGCTCAACCCGACACAGGGCGAGTAATCCTAGTCCACATCCATACACTTGCACCCACCAAAACTATCACCATTGCCGCATCATCACCACAAGTTATgatttatgcatgcatgtatttACATGTCAAATAGATGTCCACCCCTCTATCCAACTTAAATTAACGAACCAAATTGCTGAATTCCTTCCTACTCCCTGAGGGTAGGGCCGTAGGACTAGCCCATAGGAAGTGCTCATTGTTTGGCTGCAGACTGCAGTGACCAATGGTCCCCAAGCATCATGCCCCTTCTCCACAAGTTTAAGTAAAAGCCCGCCAGCCACCAGCATGTGAGAAATGGTCCACCCCTACCCCCAACCCCAACCCCCAAGCACCATAGGTCACGTCGTTTCCCTCGTAGACTACATCCGGATCCACAAATATGTGGCCTACatcatattattattactatcattattattattagtgcgGGGAATAACAAGTACACGCATATTACTTGATTTCTCACAATAGCTACAAACTTGGCTCATTGGTTGCGGAGGCTAGGCAGCTTTCACACAAATCTTTGAATTGTTTTGGTGGGTATGATCGGTGTAACGCTAATGAATCTAGCCCTGTTGGAGAGGAATTCATCCAAACAAAACaggaggaaaaaataaaaaaaataacgcATACTGATGAAATATTGTTTTAAAGAGCACCTGATACAATGACAATCAGTTccaaacataaatatccaaatctCAAAACAATGTCACATGCATTATTACTGTCACAAGCACGAATACACTGATGAACATATGATTAAACATAAGACGCATCAAAAGAAGCAAAAGAAATCTTACATGGCGAGCAGATTCAGTAAGAATGCAGCTACTGCGGTTCCAGCTGCTGCTCACCTTGCCAAGCCCAAACAATGTCCTTGAGAGCTGGTCTTATATCCTGCTTCAGCATCCTCTGAAACTCCAACGTATCTCCATTGGACTTCTTCACTTCCACCAAATGAAAAGATGGAGTGAACTCAAATATTTCTGTGTCAATGGCCAGTGCGCCCTTTCTACCTTCCTTTGATCCCTCCAATCTTACCAAACCTCCACCCTTCTTCTTGATTTTTAGTTTCAGATGTCTAGCAAGGTCCTCCAGTTTAGATATGATAGATGAGGCAGGCTTCCGGGAAGTAAATTTTacttctttcttctgctcattttctGTAAACAGACCAGACAAATCAAACCCCGTCGAAAGAGAGATGATATCAAAAGCATTCAAATTAGTAGGTTTGGACGAGCCTTGCTTTGCCTCAGCAGCACTAACAATATCACTCTCACAAGCACCTTGAATCACATCAGCATCCAGTGAAGCTAATTCTTTAACTCCTGTCTCAGGATTTACAACTTCGGAGTTGAGCCCTCTTCTGAACCATCGATGTTCCATCATTTTCGCAATGGAAATCCTAGTATTTGGGTTTGGATCAAGCATTTTTGACAGAAGCCTGCGCACTTCCGATGGAAACCAATTAGGGCATTTATACTCTGCCTTGGATATCTTCCTATACATCTCCATAAGATTTGAATCATGGAATGGAAGACAACCAGCCAGCAGAACAAACAAGATCACACCACAAGACCATATGTCAGATTTGGCCCCATCATAGCCTTTTCTACCTATTACTTCAGGTGCTACATACGCAGGGGTACCACAACTTGTGTGAAGTAATCCATCTTGATGCTTACATTCAGCCAGTGCactcaacccaaaatctgaaACCTTTAGAATTCCATTCTCATCAAGAAGTAGGTTTTCTGGTTTCAAATCCCGGTGATAAACACCCCTGCTGTGGCAAAAATCAACTGCACTGATCAACTGTTGAAAATATGTTCGTGCAATATTTTCCTTGAGCCTCCCTTTAGCCACCTTGTTAAAGAGCTCGCCACCTTTAGCATATTCCAGAACAAAGAAAATTTTGGTTTTGCTGGCCATTACCTCATCAAGCTGCAAAACATTAGGATGCTTTACTAGTTTCATAACAGAAATCTCCCGCTTTGTTTGATCCATCAACCCTACCTTCAAAATCTTCTCTTTATCAATTACCTTTATGGCCACACTCTGGCCAGTTTTAATTTCCCTTGCATGGTAGACCTTAGCAAAATTTCCTTGGCCTAATAATTTCCCAAATTCATACCTTTGCATCAGCACATTCCCCTTCTTTTCCATTCCAAACTGTAACcctaatacaataataaataatgtaTTCCTGCTAAAAGATGTAAGTTATTTGCTGGCAGGAGTATTTGAAGTTGAAGAAATCAACCGTCGTCACCGAGGCCGTGATTCAACACGGCAGAGATTCTAGTTGTAGGTTCATTGTGCATTTGGGCACAGAGATTGACTTCGTAATCTGTCATGCATCCAATCTCATCAAGTACAAACAATGGCAGCCCAAATGGAGTTACAAGCTCACAGGCTTTGAAGAAGCAATTCTCAGCGTTAAAGCACATCTTTCTGCATTCCCTGGTTCTTTCCTTCAATGATATATGAAGAAACGAGAAGCTCTTGCAGGTAAAACTGCCAAAACCTTTGAAgagcagaaaaaagaaaaaataagaagaagGATTTAATTCGCAAGCAATACAAGGGAAAAATCTGGAGAGATAAATGAGAATCAATCATCGTGCTTAAAATGGGATATTTATATTTGAATCAAATACAGGGAAACAACAGATAATAAAACGCCAGCTGGATCGTATATCAGATCCAACAGACAAACATCCAGAGAATTAATTAAATCTCAGTCCTTCCAAATTGCATAACTATTTGCATTTCAAACCTTGTTCCTGAAACACAGCAACTTATTTCATAATATTTGAATCAGAATCAGACAATATGCCAGATCCAGTAAACTGGCGCTGGCCGGAGACCcgggttatcaaaaaaaaaaaaaaagaataccaGATCGAGTAAACTTTCTGAAACCCATTTAAACATGGCCCAAGTTGCACAACCACTGCATTTCAAGCTTTGTTTCAGAAATACAGcaactcaaaaaccctaaatttcCGAAAGAGATGCACGAAACCAAAAAAACTTCATGGACACATAATTAGTGCTTGAAatcttttattttcttcaaataaaaaatcatttGGAGAGACAAGAAAGAAGATAATTAGAGCTTGCAatgcatttattttatttatatgtatGTTTGTGATTTGACATATATCCAGAAAAATCTCGATTATTGAGTAGAAAAGCaaacaaattgaaaaataaaagaacttcAAATCTAATGTGGAAATAATCACattcaaatgttttttttttttaaatgctagAATATATCAATTTAGCATAttcatacacacgcacacacattcgAATTCCATTGAGTAACAGagatctggaaaaaaaaaaaaaaagggaaaaaaaaaaaaacgaaatcGGAAGATAGAACCAAAAAGTAACATTCATCGTCACAAATAAGACCAGAACAACGATGAAATGGATGAATACCACACAGAATCGTAAGATCCATAAACTCTGAACAAACCAGACACAAATTCAAGGAATTAATgatgaaagaattaaaattgaaggAAAGAAAAAGCGATTACCAGGAAGAGAGGGTGCTCGAGGCGGTCGGGGCCGTTTGGAAgcgagagatagagagaggagtGAGAGAAGAGACAGAAGGTCATTTTATAAAGGCGGCCACCGGCAGGTGCGGTAGAATGGTAAGGCTGGGCAGACTCAAATCTGGACTCATGTAATGCCGtatttaccaaaaaaaaatttcccaagtTGCTTTTCTAAATTACTAAAAAATATTTGactatttttaaaagtaaatttttaaaaaaaaaaaaataggacacAAACCTTGTTAGATTTAGTTGAATTGCTgtaattttactattattattgttaggaaatttaataaaataaaaacaacaaaacatcaaaattaaacacaaataaaaatataaatataaatacaatTCACAAATAGACTGAGAAATGAatatctcgctctctttaaggagattcaagttCTCTGCGGTTTATTGACTTAACCCATGAATTGGTGTTCCAAAATTTCTTAAAACTTATCTCCCGCAGGGTACAACAGTTTGATTTGAATCATATGACCCTCTTTAATTCTATACAAATGAAGGAACccaaaacgaaaaaaaaaaaaaacttttctttacTTGTCAAACTCTCAAAAAAGGGATGATATGATGAAAATGAAGATAAGAGATTGATATGATTGATGTGTTGTGCTAATGCtaagggtctatttataggcacgaAATAACTCTTCATTttccatgtacttaataaataagatatgTACATATTAAATAGATACAACCCTAGATTCAAGATATATTcatgtaattaattttatgtattTATAAGATATATAAATAAATGATCATAATCCAATCGAAAGTACATCTTTTTTTCcaagataataataaaataataatattataatatacaaAAAATATACTAATGTTAAAATACACCAATAATTGTTATATCATCTCCAATATTAAAtgggatcatttttttttttatttggtgttttcttttaaaattatatcGCATCCAATAAGTGAACTTAAAACcgaaaaaaaatttcatgttcATATTGAGCTAGACCCAATAAAAATTTTACAGTCAAATTGTAAGtcaaaaaatttactttttctacaCTTAAGTGTTTATGCTTgcttaattatgaaattatataatttttatttttaaaattataaaaaattataaaaataatattaaaaaataaatattttttttttcttacttcatatatatttttattttttaaaaaatcgaATATGAGAATTTCAATATAATAGTAGCAAACCCAAACAGTAGAGACAAATTTTCTCTGGGAACTATTCAAATTCAAGTATATGATTTTGGTCCATAAGGACAACGTACCTGTCCTTGTATGGTTGCAATCATCTGCCTAAAATGGATCAGGCCACCGAATATTCCCCACTATAGATAGATTAGCTCAGCGATGAAAAGTATGCCGCCTCTACTTTAGGGGAGCGGTCCACAGATTTGTTCAgactgtttatttatttatttatattttttggggacagtatttgttttattttgaattttgtcCTTTAAGCAAAAGTGGCGGACGCCATGAACCACGCGAATAGGGTTTAGGCACCCCACCTTTCTTTTTATTGCCTACTCAATTGGcataatttctttttttatttttaatttcaaatatttatttatttactgagTAAAAGACATTGACATACTTACATTTAAAAGATTTTATGTTTGATAAAATATTATAAGGCCATGTTTGTGTCTTctgaacaaattttaaaaaaattttaaaattttagaaacttCAATGTAAGTTAATATTTTTTACCCTAATTTATTTGTAAGGTTGAGAGTATAAAATAAGATAATTTATtatttgtttaaactatattttattattttcgaAACTTTAAGCCTTCAATCTAGAAGTTTATGCTTTAATCATTGAGATACTTCTAGGTATGTTTTATGTTCAGGGGTTGAGGGGGTTGAATCCTTATAATTCAATAAGTACATAAAATTAGACAGGTCAAGGGTGATGTCCAACATAGAATAAAACTTAACCAATCTCCCTTACTAAGTGGCGCATACTTAAATTCTATTGAATTCGATCTAGTCTTGGCTCATCGGAGACTTCAAAGTTATAATACTTTAAGGAATTGTAATCATGAATAGTTTAAATTTTTACtttacaaaaattaaatcaaataaatTATTGTGCATAAAACATTTAGTATAATAGATCTTGTTCACCATGAGATACCCCACCATGCTACTAGCAAATGCCACTTAATATCAGGAGTACAACTAATCAAGTAATGCTTGTGTGacatgatttttcaaaatctaTTAAACTAATAATGTTAAGGGACCACTCACTTAAATAAGATGTCACACTACTTGCAATGAGATCCCAAGATTCCATAATAAATAACATATCCCAAGTTACCAATggtttttgtatatatatagagcAGGAAGAAGAAAACCCCTCCAATTCGCCAAACCAATTCAAAAATCACATGGGCTGTGCTTAAGTTTGAAACCCCATATATTGAGCAAAAACTGACTCCTCTCTTATAATAAATATGGTGGGGAAACCACCAGGCACCCGCCTTGCTGCACCAAACAAACCactccatgaaaatatttttttaattcaataataatatatatatgttgctAAAATGATAATGATCAATTAGGTAGGCCACTCTCTTGTGAGAGAGCTACTTGCCAAACTATTAAGTTACAGAAAAAAGAAATCATTATTGTTGGGGCTTCATGGCAATTGTCCTTCTGATACACCAAACAGATGGAGATGCCTTCACCAGCAAACCAAGGTTCTAAGTCGTCAAGTGAAGAAGTTGAATGAATTGGTATGTACCAAAACAGGTTGGGTCAAAAGAAAATTAGGCCAGTTCAATCATTTGGCGTGCTCCTATGAGCAGTACTAGATACAAGCAAAAGCAGGCAGAAAAAGAAAACTAATgatacaataaaaacaaatagAAGAAAATCAAATTAGA
This region of Malania oleifera isolate guangnan ecotype guangnan chromosome 10, ASM2987363v1, whole genome shotgun sequence genomic DNA includes:
- the LOC131165527 gene encoding CBL-interacting protein kinase 18-like; the encoded protein is MEKKGNVLMQRYEFGKLLGQGNFAKVYHAREIKTGQSVAIKVIDKEKILKVGLMDQTKREISVMKLVKHPNVLQLDEVMASKTKIFFVLEYAKGGELFNKVAKGRLKENIARTYFQQLISAVDFCHSRGVYHRDLKPENLLLDENGILKVSDFGLSALAECKHQDGLLHTSCGTPAYVAPEVIGRKGYDGAKSDIWSCGVILFVLLAGCLPFHDSNLMEMYRKISKAEYKCPNWFPSEVRRLLSKMLDPNPNTRISIAKMMEHRWFRRGLNSEVVNPETGVKELASLDADVIQGACESDIVSAAEAKQGSSKPTNLNAFDIISLSTGFDLSGLFTENEQKKEVKFTSRKPASSIISKLEDLARHLKLKIKKKGGGLVRLEGSKEGRKGALAIDTEIFEFTPSFHLVEVKKSNGDTLEFQRMLKQDIRPALKDIVWAWQGEQQLEPQ